One Papaver somniferum cultivar HN1 chromosome 10, ASM357369v1, whole genome shotgun sequence genomic window carries:
- the LOC113316569 gene encoding protein BOBBER 2-like: MAVISDFQEDEKSIDHQEEIVQTSKPSSSTSTEKEESKPEKEELASSDDKPEKEGPATSDDNPEKEESKPEKEESSKRVPNKGNGLDMETYSWGQSLPEVTISIPVPAGTKSKSVICEIKKNHIKVGLREQPSIIDADFCQSVKVDDCFWSIEDNKVISILLTKQNKKDWWKYLVQGDPEIDTQKAEPETTQLSDLDPETRSVVEKMMFDQRQKQMGLPTSEETKQQEMLKMFQAQNPNMDFSGMKNNQNMDFSGMKNMDFSGMKYNPNLGRKN, from the coding sequence ATGGCAGTTATCTCTGATTTTCAAGAAGACGAAAAGAGCATTGATCATCAGGAAGAGATCGTGCAGACTAGCAAACCCTCATCTTCAACTTCTACTGAGAAAGAAGAATCCAAGCCTGAGAAAGAAGAATTAGCTTCTTCTGATGATAAGCCTGAGAAAGAAGGACCAGCTACTTCTGATGATAATCCTGAGAAAGAAGAATCTAAGCCTGAGAAAGAAGAATCCAGCAAGAGAGTTCCAAACAAGGGCAATGGTTTAGATATGGAAACCTATTCTTGGGGCCAATCTCTACCAGAGGTCACTATTAGTATTCCTGTGCCCGCAGGAACTAAATCAAAGTctgttatttgtgaaatcaaaaaGAACCATATCAAGGTTGGATTGAGAGAACAGCCTTCTATTATAGATGCTGATTTCTGCCAATCTGTCAAGGTCGATGATTGTTTCTGGAGCATAGAGGATAACAAGGTTATATCTATTCTTTTGACTAAGCAGAATAAAAAAGACTGGTGGAAATATCTTGTGCAAGGTGATCCTGAAATTGATACTCAAAAAGCTGAGCCTGAAACTACCCAGCTCTCTGACTTGGATCCTGAAACTCGGTCAGTTGTCGAGAAGATGATGTTTGATCAGCGTCAGAAGCAGATGGGTCTACCAACAAGCGAGGAGACGAAGCAGCAAGAGATGTTGAAGATGTTTCAGGCTCAAAATCCAAATATGGATTTCTCCGGAatgaaaaataatcaaaatatggATTTCTCCGGAATGAAAAATATGGATTTCTCAGGAATGAAATATAATCCAAATCTGGGCCGCAAGAATTAA